A single window of Coffea eugenioides isolate CCC68of chromosome 7, Ceug_1.0, whole genome shotgun sequence DNA harbors:
- the LOC113778549 gene encoding protein NRT1/ PTR FAMILY 5.9-like, with product MAGGHRLTAGLNKPIVLLIVIAGVERFAFKGVASNLVTYLTDVVKMTNSSAAKMVNSWCGFTSMVPLVVAPLADSYWDRYTTVQSAALLYALGLVMLASTALGWLLIPIGKVSSSALLHWSLYLISLGQGGYNPSLQAFGADQLDDGDELPSNKTDHSSDKKRLFFQWWYYGICCGSLLGVSLMSYIQDTLGWGLGFAIPAISFLASIAIFLLGNRFYKHKKAKNVDNKSTENMIQTVKTTLSRMFCGKIDLDRNSDVAELELQEKPLFDADPEGMEGLYEKSENENHLVQIAKMVLPLLPVWTMLLMFAVIFQQPPTFFTKQGMTMKRNIGSKFKIPPAALQSAITVSIILLMPLYDILFIPLTRILTQNEKGISVIQRMGIGMFLSVIAMVIAALTERKRLELSRQMVASDLLSETVPLSIFWLLPQYILLGISDIFTVVGMQEFFYSEVPLRFRTMGIALYTSVFGVGSFLSALLISLVERFTSSGGRENSWFNDDMRNSRLDNYYWLLAILDSVSFVGFVIFFRFHKSRI from the exons ATGGCCGGAGGACACAGACTAACCGCAGGACTCAATAAGCCCATTGTACTTCTCATTG TCATAGCTGGCGTGGAGAGGTTTGCATTCAAGGGTGTGGCGTCCAATTTGGTGACTTATCTTACTGATGTTGTTAAAATGACCAACTCGTCGGCGGCGAAGATGGTTAACAGTTGGTGCGGTTTTACGTCTATGGTGCCGCTGGTAGTGGCTCCGCTTGCTGACTCTTACTGGGACCGGTATACCACCGTACAATCTGCTGCCTTGCTCTATGCTTTG GGACTCGTAATGTTAGCGTCTACGGCGCTGGGATGGCTTTTGATTCCGATAGGCAAAGTTAGCTCCTCGGCACTCCTTCACTGGTCTCTCTATCTGATTTCACTAGGCCAAGGTGGGTATAACCCTTCCTTGCAAGCCTTTGGAGCTGATCAGCTGGACGATGGGGATGAATTACCTAGCAACAAAACTGACCACAGTTCTGATAAGAAGAGATTATTTTTCCAGTGGTGGTACTACGGCATTTGTTGTGGCAGCTTGCTTGGAGTCTCCCTCATGTCATATATCCAAGATACTCTGGGATGGGGATTGGGATTTGCCATCCCTGCAATTTCATTTCTAGCGTCCATTGCAATATTTTTATTGGGGAACCGGTTTTATAAGCATAAGAAGGCCAAGAATGTCGATAACAAGTCGACGGAAAACATGATACAAACAGTCAAAACAACTCTATCAAGGATGTTCTGCGGCAAGATTGATTTGGATAGAAACTCAGATGTGGCTGAGCTAGA ACTCCAGGAGAAACCACTCTTTGACGCAGATCCTGAAGGAATGGAAGGCTTGTATGAGAAATCTGAGAATGAGAATCATCTTGTTCAAATTGCAAAAATGGTGCTGCCTCTGCTGCCAGTTTGGACCATGCTTCTGATGTTTGCTGTGATTTTTCAGCAACCTCCAACATTCTTTACCAAACAAGGCATGACGATGAAGAGGAATATCGGCAGCAAATTCAAGATCCCACCAGCAGCACTTCAAAGTGCAATAACCGTCTCTATTATCCTCTTGATGCCTTTGTATGACATCCTCTTCATACCCTTAACCCGAATCCTCACTCAAAATGAGAAAGGAATCAGCGTGATACAGAGGATGGGAATTGGAATGTTTTTGTCGGTGATAGCCATGGTGATTGCTGCTTTAACTGAAAGGAAGAGGCTTGAGCTGAGCAGACAAATGGTAGCTTCTGATCTGCTGTCTGAAACCGTACCATTGAGCATCTTTTGGCTGCTTCCTCAATACATTTTGCTGGGCATTTCTGATATATTCACGGTCGTAGGCATGCAAGAGTTCTTCTATTCTGAGGTTCCTCTCAGATTTAGAACAATGGGTATAGCTCTGTATACCAGCGTCTTCGGGGTAGGAAGCTTCTTAAGCGCCCTGCTTATTTCTCTGGTTGAACGCTTCACAAGTTCCGGTGGAAGAGAAAACAGTTGGTTCAATGATGACATGAGAAATTCCCGTCTAGACAACTACTACTGGCTGCTAGCCATACTCGATTCTGTAAGCTTCGTAGGATTTGTAATTTTCTTTAGATTCCATAAAAGTAGAATATGA
- the LOC113778870 gene encoding zinc transporter 5 produces the protein MAEHHHHNHHHHRPSRLSLPPRTTVPHTTPTTSRPIPYQGFPFPPATPTPTPSKHRLSSLSTKTSSSKTSSLAFLFLLFSLRSLYSLLPFLRSSPSSFSIFPFSFLVSLLSFLLTLSFPLFISLSSSSFRDPFHQKQRQPIFSFTSITQSQYRLLVAKSLLLAVIFLLRFQALRYCGTAALILAELSGNVAARFIAEGKNRNFIGKTQIGMSKVRGFIALFSGLFLLSISWDRLECFPFSSINVHKFGLSFFPGQNCIRIWPMLLPFLSGFLGCYERVSMNWGTVRQLGPKRVRLLSLFFTTVVLFVPAVISMFIFEVEGDSISIANLGWPLANTVVFGVLLSENYTDEKVAASKDFQREYLVTFVCTVILELFYFPELSLWGLLICGLLLRVSVSELDPVHPNYIELGVESSDSFTMSIMKPIRHILSERKSRKIALFLLINAAYMVIEFVAGFMSNSLGLISDACHMLFDCAALVIGLYASYISRLPANGQFNHGRGRFEVLSGYVNAVFLVLVGALIVLESFERILDPQEISTNSLLAVSVGGLLVNVVGLIFFHEEHHHAHGGSGTCTHSHSHSHSNSRSDSHSHHSHHHHSHDHKCQIQHKTHECVPVVHNSHVKPCSGDAEHHVGHHKHHDCDNHQKSDKKEGEECGTMQCDSHDDHHRYDHGAGTLICDGSLSVNGQSHGSHAGQSVHVLGDLHSHDHSHLEELNRKQQHHHHIDHNMEGIFLHVLADTMGSVGVVVATLLIKYKGWLVADPACSIFISVLIISSVIPLLRNSAEILLQRVPRALEQDLRQAVNDVMKVDGVRGIQNLHFWSLTNTDVVGTLHLHISTEASKASAKAQVSRILEDAGIKDLTLQVECVNE, from the coding sequence ATGGCAGAGCACCACCACCACAACCACCACCATCACCGCCCGAGCCGGCTCTCGCTTCCACCACGCACCACTGTTCCTCACACTACGCCAACCACCTCAAGACCCATACCGTATCAAGGATTCCCCTTCCCGCCGGCGACTCCCACCCCAACCCCCTCCAAACACCGCCTGTCCTCTCTCTCCACCAAGACTTCGAGCTCTAAAACTTCCTCTCTCGCCTTCCTCTTCCTCCTTTTCTCCCTTCGCTCCCTCTACTCTCTCCTCCCATTCCTTCGTTCCTCCCCTTCCTCTTTCTCCATCTTCCCCTTCTCTTTCTTagtctctctcctctctttccTCCTCACACTCTCTTTCCCTCTCTTCATTTCCctatcttcttcttcctttagAGATCCTTTTCATCAAAAACAACGCCAGCCCATTTTCTCTTTCACCTCCATTACTCAATCCCAGTATAGACTTCTGGTTGCTAAATCACTCCTCCTAGCCGTAATATTCCTCCTCCGTTTCCAAGCTCTCCGTTACTGCGGTACAGCTGCGTTGATTCTTGCTGAATTGTCCGGAAATGTAGCTGCGCGTTTCATTGCTGAGGGTAAAAATCGCAACTTTATTGGTAAAACTCAAATTGGCATGTCTAAGGTTCGTGGCTTTATTGCCTTGTTTTCTGGGCTGTTTTTGTTATCTATTAGTTGGGATCGTCTTGAATGCTTCCCTTTCTCTTCTATCAACGTTCACAAatttggattgtcattttttCCTGGTCAGAATTGTATTAGAATTTGGCCGATGTTGCTTCCGTTCTTGTCTGGGTTTTTAGGGTGTTATGAGCGGGTTTCGATGAACTGGGGTACTGTTAGGCAACTGGGGCCAAAACGGGTTCGGTTGCTTTCACTGTTTTTCACTACTGTTGTGCTTTTCGTTCCTGCTGTGATCAGTATGTTTATATTCGAAGTTGAAGGAGATAGCATTTCCATTGCAAATCTTGGTTGGCCTCTGGCGAATACAGTTGTTTTTGGAGTGCTTTTGAGTGAGAATTACACTGATGAGAAAGTTGCTGCTTCCAAAGATTTTCAGAGGGAGTATCTTGTCACTTTTGTTTGTACAGTTATTTTGGAGTTGTTCTATTTTCCAGAGCTTTCCCTTTGGGGTTTATTGATTTGTGGATTGTTGCTGCGGGTTTCTGTGAGCGAATTGGATCCTGTTCATCCTAATTATATTGAATTAGGTGTTGAATCATCGGACTCATTCACCATGTCTATTATGAAGCCCATTCGCCACATTTTGAGTGAGAGAAAGTCACGCAAGATTGCTCTTTTCCTGTTGATAAATGCTGCTTACATGGTTATAGAATTTGTGGCGGGTTTCATGAGTAACAGTCTTGGGTTGATATCAGATGCATGTCACATGTTGTTTGACTGTGCTGCCCTTGTGATTGGCTTGTATGCATCGTACATTTCACGCCTCCCAGCAAATGGTCAGTTCAACCATGGTCGTGGAAGATTCGAGGTTCTTTCAGGATATGTGAATGCTGTGTTTCTGGTTCTTGTAGGAGCTCTAATTGTGCTGGAGTCATTTGAGAGGATCTTGGATCCTCAAGAGATCTCTACAAACAGCTTGTTGGCAGTGTCTGTTGGAGGGCTGCTTGTCAATGTAGTGGGATTGATCTTTTTTCATGAGGAGCATCATCATGCGCATGGTGGTTCTGGAACATGTACCCACTCACATTCCCATTCGCACTCAAATTCCCGCTCTGATTCTCATTCCCATCACAGCCACCACCACCATTCACATGACCATAAATGCCAAATTCAGCACAAAACTCACGAGTGTGTTCCTGTTGTCCACAACAGCCATGTGAAACCTTGCTCTGGTGATGCGGAACACCATGTTGGTCATCACAAGCACCATGATTGTGATAATCACCAGAAAAGTGACAAGAAAGAAGGTGAAGAATGTGGAACAATGCAGTGCGACAGTCATGATGATCACCATCGTTATGATCATGGTGCTGGCACGCTAATCTGTGATGGTTCATTGAGTGTGAATGGTCAATCTCATGGAAGTCATGCTGGTCAGAGTGTGCATGTCTTAGGGGACTTGCATAGTCATGATCATTCACACTTGGAGGAACTTAACAGGAAGCAGCAACACCACCATCATATTGACCATAACATGGAAGGCATCTTCTTGCATGTTTTAGCAGACACCATGGGAAGTGTCGGTGTGGTTGTTGCCACACTCTTAATTAAGTATAAAGGATGGCTCGTTGCAGACCCTGCCTGCTCTATCTTTATATCTGTACTGATTATATCTTCTGTGATTCCATTGCTTAGAAATTCTGCTGAAATCTTGCTGCAAAGAGTTCCAAGAGCTCTTGAGCAGGATCTCAGACAAGCAGTAAATGATGTTATGAAGGTGGATGGTGTGCGTGGAATTCAGAATCTGCACTTTTGGAGTCTGACGAACACTGATGTTGTTGGGACCCTCCATCTTCACATATCAACGGAGGCAAGTAAAGCTTCTGCAAAGGCTCAAGTGTCTCGCATATTAGAGGATGCTGGGATCAAGGATTTAACATTGCAGGTGGAATGTGTTAATGAGTAG
- the LOC113777207 gene encoding uncharacterized protein LOC113777207 encodes MCVDFTDLNKACPKDCYPLPRIDQLVDSTTGYEIFCFLDAFKGYHQIALDEEDQEKTAFITEYGTYCYTTMPFGLKNAGATYQRLVNKLFKNQIGRNMEVYVDDMLVKSRTPEQFIDDLREIFDVLRSSRMRLNPKKCTFGVRSGKFLGYMISKDGVRANPDKVKAIMDMAPPRSIKEVQRLAGRMAALNRFLSKSAVRGSPFFKALRRGPQFEWTPECQRAFDELKAHIARLPALTSPTHGEILFIYLAVGEEAVSAVLVREEGKIQKPVYYVSRALQGAEPRYTSIERYVLALVHAARKLRSYFQVHPVVVMTDQPLKQILSRPDASGRMVRWAVELSEYDLRYQPRTAIKAQALADFIAEGVSFGQQESRVKRTRDTAKAKQSGEAVEAAQTSRSQTTQGAAEARQAREAVQVRQATRTSKVEQTIKAVEAEQAKGHVKVGQATKEVQVGQIGDAAEAERAEEAAEIEQATGKIDQTIPVWTLFVDGSSSKEGCGAGLLLTSPLGDELAYALRFDFRASNNESEYEALVTGMVIARKLGAESIAVYSDSQLIVNQVGGSYEVKEEPLRRYVAKVHELRAQFQLFTLKQVPRSQNKRADALSKLASTSVGTLNKEVLVEVVRNRAYDQVDSAVIQVVSSWMDPIVRYLASGKLPQDRVEARRVLLRTRGYELSNGVLYKKSYLRPWLRCITPEEGNYILRELHEGICGNHVGPRVLAKKGMLSGYYWPTMFLDSTELVTRCKSCQLHAPIHHAPTQEMIPLQSPWPFFQWGIDLLGPFPRAPGGYEHVVVAVDYFTKWVEAEPLTTISSRSVQKFFWKNIVCRFGIPHVLISDNGRQFADVAFQGWCTELGIRQHFTSVGHPQANGQVENVNRTILHGLKTRMEFARTRWLDELPTILWAYRTTPRTATQETPFVLTYGAEAVIPAEIGVPSGRVQNFVAQDNEEELRLNLDLLEARREEAAIRMAKYKGQVARHYNARVRPLTFKPGDLVLRKNSVSRLQGAGKLDPNWEGPYVVREADRAGYCKLTHLGGEEVPRTWHNSNLRIFR; translated from the coding sequence ATGTGCGTGGACTTCACCGACCTGAATAAGGCTTGTCCGAAGGATTGCTACCCTCTCCCTCGCATCGACCAGCTGGTCGACTCAACAACTGGGTACGAGATCTTCTGCTTTCTGGATGCTTTCAAAGGGTATCACCAGATAGCTCTGGATGAGGAGGACCAAGAGAAGACTGCCTTCATCACCGAATACGGTACGTATTGTTATACCACCATGCcatttggcttgaaaaatgcAGGCGCGACCTATCAGCGGCTGGTCAACAAGCTGTTCAAAAACCAGATCGGCCGAAACATGGAGGTATACGTGGATGACATGCTGGTGAAAAGCCGAACTCCGGAGCAGTTCATCGACGACCTCAGGGAGATCTTTGACGTCCTACGGAGCTCACGGATGCGACTAAATCCCAAGAAGTGCACTTTCGGGGTCAGATCGGGCAAGTTCCTTGGGTACATGATATCAAAAGACGGAGTAAGAGCTAATCCCGACAAGGTGAAAGCTATCATGGACATGGCTCCTCCCCGAAGCATAAAAGAGGTTCAACGGCTAGCTGGCAGGATGGCGGCCTTGAACAGGTTCTTGTCGAAATCTGCAGTTCGGGGTTCCCCCTTCTTCAAGGCCCTGCGGAGAGGTCCCCAGTTTGAGTGGACCCCCGAGTGTCAGCGAGCGTTTGACGAGCTAAAGGCCCACATCGCGCGGTTGCCAGCCTTGACCTCTCCCACACATGGGGAGATCTTATTTATCTATCTAGCAGTGGGGGAGGAGGCAGTCAGTGCGGTGCTAGTTCGGGAAGAAGGAAAAATCCAGAAGCCTGTGTATTATGTCAGCCGAGCTCTGCAGGGTGCGGAGCCAAGGTACACCTCGATTGAGCGGTACGTTTTAGCGTTAGTCCACGCGGCCCGGAAGCTCAGGTCGTATTTTCAAGTTCACCCCGTGGTGGTTATGACCGACCAGCCACTCAAACAGATTCTTTCCAGACCGGACGCGTCAGGTAGAATGGTGAGGTGGGCTGTGGAGTTGTCCGAGTACGACCTCCGCTACCAACCTCGCACGGCCATTAAGGCCCAGGCATTGGCAGATTTCATAGCTGAAGGGGTCTCCTTCGGACAACAGGAGTCACGGGTCAAGCGGACCAGAGACACAGCCAAGGCCAAGCAGTCCGGAGAAGCAGTCGAGGCCGCGCAGACCTCCCGGTCCCAAACAACCCAAGGCGCAGCAGAGGCCAGGCAGGCCAGAGAAGCTGTCCAGGTCAGGCAAGCCACCAGGACTTCCAAAGTCGAGCAGACCATAAAGGCAGTCGAGGCCGAGCAAGCTAAAGGACATGTCAAGGTCGGACAGGCTACAAAGGAAGTTCAGGTCGGACAGATCGGAGACGCAGCGGAGGCTGAACGGGCCGAAGAGGCTGCCGAGATCGAACAGGCCACCGGCAAAATTGATCAGACCATTCCAGTCTGGACGCTGTTCGTGGATGGGTCGTCGAGCAAGGAAGGATGCGGAGCAGGGCTTCTCCTGACCAGCCCTCTGGGGGACGAGTTGGCCTACGCCCTGAGGTTTGATTTTAGGGCCTCCAACAACGAATCCGAATATGAGGCCCTGGTAACAGGGATGGTGATAGCTCGGAAGCTGGGGGCCGAGTCGATAGCAGTCTACAGCGACTCGCAACTGATAGTCAATCAGGTAGGGGGAAGTTATGAAGTTAAGGAGGAGCCCCTAAGAAGGTACGTCGCCAAAGTGCACGAGCTGAGGGCTCAGTTTCAGCTGTTCACACTCAAACAGGTCCCACGAAGCCAAAATAAAAGGGCAGACGCCCTGTCCAAGTTAGCTTCCACCTCGGTCGGTACGTTGAACAAAGAAGTCCTGGTGGAAGTCGTCAGAAATCGGGCATATGACCAGGTGGACTCGGCTGTTATTCAGGTAGTGAGTTCATGGATGGATCCCATCGTGCGGTATTTAGCTAGTGGAAAACTCCCTCAAGACCGGGTGGAGGCGCGAAGGGTCCTCCTCAGGACGCGGGGATACGAGCTCTCGAATGGGGTACTCTACAAGAAATCCTACCTACGCCCGTGGCTGAGGTGCATCACTCCGGAAGAGGGAAACTACATCCTGCGTGAGCTGCACGAGGGCATCTGTGGAAACCACGTCGGCCCGAGGGTTTTGGCCAAGAAAGGAATGCTGTCTGGTTATTACTGGCCAACCATGTTCTTGGATTCAACCGAACTGGTAACTCGGTGCAAGTCCTGCCAGCTGCATGCGCCGATCCATCACGCCCCGACTCAGGAGATGATCCCTCTCCAGAGCCCTTGGCCTTTTTTCCAGTGGGGAATCGACCTGTTGGGTCCGTTTCCCCGAGCTCCGGGGGGTTATGAGCATGTAGTGGTGGCTGTAGACTATTTCACCAAATGGGTGGAGGCCGAGCCCCTTACCACCATTAGCAGCAGGTCGGTGCAGAAGTTCTTCTGGAAAAACATCGTCTGCCGATTCGGTATACCCCATGTCTTGATCTCAGACAACGGACGCCAGTTCGCCGACGTTGCTTTTCAAGGCTGGTGCACGGAGCTCGGGATCCGGCAGCATTTCACATCGGTAGGCCACCCTCAGGCCAATGGCCAGGTCGAGAACGTCAACAGGACCATCCTGCATGGTTTGAAGACACGGATGGAGTTCGCCCGAACTAGGTGGTTGGACGAGCTGCCGACCATACTGTGGGCTTACCGAACCACTCCCCGAACTGCTACCCAGGAGACTCCTTTTGTTCTAACCTACGGAGCCGAGGCGGTGATCCCTGCGGAGATAGGAGTTCCCTCGGGCAGGGTTCAGAATTTCGTAGCTCAGGACAATGAGGAAGAACTACGTCTTAATTTGGACCTGCTGGAAGCAAGGAGAGAAGAGGCGGCTATACGGATGGCTAAGTACAAAGGGCAGGTCGCGCGACACTACAATGCTAGGGTAAGGCCTCTGACCTTCAAGCCAGGAGACCTGGTATTGAGAAAGAATAGCGTGAGTCGGCTTCAGGGCGCGGGCAAACTAGATCCAAATTGGGAAGGCCCCTATGTGGTGAGAGAGGCAGATCGAGCTGGGTACTGCAAGTTAACCCACCTCGGGGGGGAAGAAGTCCCGCGTACCTGGCACAATTCCAACTTGAGAATTTTTCGTTAA
- the LOC113777208 gene encoding uncharacterized protein LOC113777208 produces the protein MEEAAPKRSLEDPTPEGAGAGPHGSPEQLVQTVAANAHFEAIMDYLKGAVGRSFRQEPKVEVVEPSHKNSRTEHPEPVRRLSPRRERQQVRDELDLILDPEAERYIASPFVLDIEEYQLPAKFKIPTMKPYDATTDPEDHLFVFMTQMRLQTAADAVRCKTFPMFLEGRARQWFQGLPPRSISSFTQLARAFSAQFVSSRAFSKSTAHLMTIQQKVEESLREYMVRFNNESLQVRDRDDKVVMAAFINGLRKQKLYTELVERPPKSVREMLDRAHEKANAEEANRLKSAQERQRDDKRRRITDQGDARRDQGRKPTYDHPPRGRPLGGDKPWTSLTAPRARVLAVMEQEGLSRPPRPLAGDRNRRDQDLYCAYHRDVGHDTEDCRHLKKEIEKLIRRGHLGQFVREGRTDQKQGGFKRDRASSSHDRPRGPRERTPVRGVPNLAGVINTIAGGPAGGDSHSARRNNRPPPSGESSNKRLKMYEEIVYGPEDAVPLASNNHEAIVIEVVTCNYKVKKVYIDNGSAIDVLYYKAFRELQLEDKQLIPVRTPLIGFAGPPVRPEGMITLQVTIGESPRCRTVSVNFAVVKEPSSYNMILGRPTLNALRAVCSTLHLSMKFPTPEGVAEVQGDPEVARACYIATLKGKEKLVAQTAYLEPWEPAEKEERLETDESLVELPVCPERPDRVVRAGSGLSELTRRALEFLLEEYAEIFAWNADDMPGVPLELAVHKLHVDPSVRPVKQKKRNFAPERNEVVKEEVGKLLEAKIVKEIYYPT, from the exons ATGGAGGAAGCGGCCCCAAAACGCTCATTAGAGGATCCGACACCTGAAGGAGCAGGGGCGGGGCCCCACGGATCCCCGGAACAGCTGGTGCAGACGGTGGCAGCAAACGCCCACTTCGAGGCGATCATGGACTACCTCAAAGGGGCAGTCGGGAGGTCATTCCGACAGGAGCCTAAG GTCGAGGTCGTAGAGCCATCTCACAAGAATTCCCGAACTGAACATCCGGAGCCCGTCCGGAGGCTCTCCCCCCGGAGGGAGCGACAACAGGTACGAGACGAGCTTGACCTAATCCTCGACCCGGAGGCGGAGAGGTATATTGCTTCCCCCTTTGTGCTTGACATCGAGGAATACCAACTGCCCGCGAAGTTCAAAATTCCAACCATGAAACCTTACGATGCCACCACGGATCCGGAAGACCACCTGTTCGTATTCATGACGCAGATGCGCTTACAAACGGCCGCGGATGCGGTCAGGTGCAAGACCTTCCCGATGTTCCTAGAAGGAAGGGCTCGGCAGTGGTTTCAGGGGCTTCCCCCCAGATCGATCAGCTCTTTCACCCAGCTCGCGCGAGCATTCTCGGCACAGTTCGTTTCCTCACGAGCCTTCTCTAAAAGCACCGCTCACCTTATGACCATCCAACAAAAGGTCGAGGAATCACTGCGTGAATACATGGTGCGGTTCAATAACGAATCCCTCCAGGTCCGTGACCGAGACGACAAGGTGGTCATGGCTGCCTTCATTAACGGGCTACGGAAGCAGAAGTTATACACCGAGCTCGTTGAGAGACCGCCCAAGTCAGTTCGGGAAATGCTGGATCGAGCTCATGAGAAGGCCAATGCTGAAGAGGCTAACCGCTTGAAGAGCGCTCAGGAGAGGCAGAGGGACGACAAGCGCCGAAGAATAACCGACCAAGGAGACGCTCGACGTGACCAAGGGCGGAAGCCTACCTATGACCACCCGCCTAGAGGCCGACCCCTAGGGGGAGACAAGCCTTGGACTTCCCTCACGGCTCCCCGAGCTCGGGTCCTCGCGGTGATGGAGCAAGAGGGACTTTCCCGACCTCCCCGGCCCTTGGCCGGGGATAGAAACAGGAGAGATCAGGACCTGTACTGTGCGTACCACAGGGATGTGGGGCACGACACTGAAGACTGCCGCCACCTTAAGAAGGAAATTGAAAAGCTGATCCGGAGGGGTCATCTTGGCCAGTTCGTCCGCGAGGGGCGAACTGATCAGAAGCAGGGAGGATTCAAACGAGATCGGGCGTCCAGCTCGCACGACCGACCTCGGGGTCCTCGGGAGCGGACTCCGGTACGTGGGGTGCCGAATCTGGCGGGAGTAATCAACACTATTGCAGGGGGACCTGCTGGAGGGGATAGCCATTCGGCTCGGCGAAATAACAGACCTCCCCCCAGTGGGGAGAGCTCAAACAAGCGCTTAAAGATGTACGAGGAGATCGTCTATGGGCCGGAGGATGCGGTACCCTTAGCTTCCAATAACCACGAGGCAATAGTGATAGAAGTCGTCACGTGTAACTATAAGGTAAAAAAGGTGTACATTGACAATGGGAGCGCCATCGATGTGTTGTACTACAAGGCCTTCAGAGAACTGCAGCTGGAAGATAAGCAGCTCATCCCAGTTCGTACTCCCTTGATAGGTTTTGCAGGTCCGCCGGTAAGGCCTGAGGGAATGATAACCCTCCAGGTCACTATAGGGGAGTCACCGAGGTGCCGAACTGTTTCGGTGAATTTCGCGGTGGTAAAGGAGCCGTCCTCCTACAACATGATATTGGGACGTCCAACCCTAAACGCACTCCGAGCTGTCTGTTCGACCTTACACCTTAGCATGAAATTTCCCACTCCCGAGGGAGTGGCCGAGGTGCAGGGGGACCCGGAGGTAGCTCGGGCCTGCTATATTGCAACCCTTAAGGGTAAGGAGAAGCTAGTAGCCCAGACAGCCTATCTGGAACCATGGGAACCTGCGGAAAAAGAGGAGAGGCTGGAGACAGACGAGAGTCTGGTTGAATTGCCAGTCTGTCCTGAACGACCTGATCGTGTGGTCAGGGCAGGATCCGGCCTGAGCGAGCTAACGCGGAGAGCCCTGGAGTTTCTTCTGGAGGAATATGCCGAGATCTTTGCCTGGAATGCCGACGACATGCCCGGAGTTCCTCTCGAACTGGCGGTTCACAAGCTGCATGTGGACCCCAGCGTCCGACCAgtaaaacaaaagaagagaaACTTCGCGCCTGAGCGCAACGAGGTCGTCAAGGAGGAGGTAGGCAAGCTGCTGGAGGCCAAGATTGTGAAAGAAATCTACTATCCGACCTGA